One genomic region from Bacillus sp. SLBN-46 encodes:
- a CDS encoding metal ABC transporter solute-binding protein, Zn/Mn family: MKKIIQLLSLLLPLALVLSACSDGAEQSQPKKDKLTIYTTVFPLQYFTERIGGNLVDVKTIYPPGADEHTFEPSQKDMMNLADSDLFFYIGLGLEGFVEKAKGTLKNENVKLVSVADQLQLPKEDSTLHEEEDDDHEHHSDVNPHVWLDPIYSKEMAAVIRDRLTKEMPKNKDLFEANYQKLATELDELNTQYQQTISTAKHKKIIVTHAAFGYWEKRYGIEQISISGLSTTNEPTQKELEKIISVADHDGLHYILFEQNVQSKLGKVVQKEIGARALPIHNLGILSKNDIKNKETYFTLMAKNLDSLKTALNN, from the coding sequence ATGAAAAAAATCATTCAATTACTTTCTTTGTTGTTGCCATTAGCACTTGTTTTATCAGCATGTTCAGACGGTGCCGAACAGTCACAACCAAAAAAAGACAAATTAACTATTTATACGACGGTGTTTCCCTTGCAATATTTCACAGAACGGATTGGTGGTAACTTGGTCGATGTAAAGACCATTTATCCACCCGGTGCAGATGAACATACTTTTGAACCATCCCAAAAGGATATGATGAATTTAGCTGATTCAGACTTATTTTTCTATATTGGTCTTGGACTAGAAGGTTTTGTAGAAAAAGCAAAAGGTACATTAAAAAATGAAAATGTAAAGCTGGTGTCTGTTGCGGACCAACTTCAACTACCAAAGGAAGATAGCACTCTTCACGAAGAAGAGGACGACGACCATGAGCACCACAGTGATGTAAATCCACATGTATGGCTCGATCCTATTTATTCAAAGGAAATGGCAGCCGTGATTCGTGATAGATTAACTAAAGAAATGCCGAAAAATAAAGACCTATTCGAAGCCAATTATCAGAAGCTAGCAACGGAACTAGATGAGCTCAATACTCAGTATCAGCAGACGATTTCAACAGCAAAGCATAAAAAAATAATCGTTACCCATGCTGCATTTGGTTACTGGGAAAAACGGTATGGAATTGAACAAATTAGTATTTCCGGACTTTCAACAACGAATGAACCTACACAAAAAGAACTTGAAAAAATAATATCAGTTGCAGATCATGACGGCTTACACTATATTCTTTTCGAACAAAACGTCCAATCCAAGCTAGGAAAAGTCGTTCAAAAGGAAATTGGAGCAAGAGCATTGCCCATTCACAACCTTGGCATATTATCAAAAAATGACATTAAAAACAAGGAAACATACTTTACATTAATGGCTAAAAATCTTGATTCATTAAAAACAGCATTAAATAATTAA
- the yidD gene encoding membrane protein insertion efficiency factor YidD, protein MKKVFISFIRFYQIVISPIKPPTCRFYPTCSHYGLEAIQRFGAFKGGWLTLKRILKCHPFHPGGLDPVPDKEKH, encoded by the coding sequence TTGAAAAAAGTTTTTATTTCATTCATTCGTTTTTACCAAATTGTTATTTCACCCATCAAACCACCAACCTGCCGCTTCTATCCCACATGTTCCCATTACGGTTTAGAGGCTATACAACGGTTTGGTGCCTTCAAGGGAGGCTGGCTTACCCTAAAACGAATTTTAAAATGTCATCCCTTTCATCCAGGAGGCTTAGATCCTGTTCCTGATAAAGAGAAGCATTAA
- a CDS encoding carbonic anhydrase yields the protein MEKSTLLNEILEFNHQFVEKHEYEKYETTKFPNKKMVILTCMDTRLLELLPKALNLGNGDAKIIKDAGAIVSHPFGSVMRSILIALYQLKAQEVLIIAHHDCGMSGLKAEPVIESMIERGISEETFNTLTYSGINIEQWLHGFDNVTESVIHSVGIVKNHPLMPKDVPVHGLIIDPKTGKLDLVVDGYKN from the coding sequence ATGGAAAAATCAACATTGTTAAATGAAATCTTGGAATTCAATCACCAATTTGTAGAGAAACACGAGTATGAGAAATATGAAACAACCAAATTTCCAAATAAAAAAATGGTGATCCTCACTTGTATGGATACTCGTTTATTAGAGTTATTGCCGAAGGCTTTAAACTTAGGAAATGGGGATGCAAAAATTATTAAGGATGCTGGTGCTATTGTCTCACATCCCTTTGGAAGTGTTATGAGAAGTATTCTGATTGCACTTTATCAATTGAAGGCACAAGAGGTTCTTATCATCGCTCACCATGATTGTGGAATGAGCGGCCTAAAAGCAGAGCCTGTAATTGAAAGTATGATAGAGCGGGGAATTTCAGAAGAAACATTTAATACCCTTACATACTCTGGGATCAATATTGAACAGTGGCTGCATGGTTTTGATAATGTGACTGAGAGCGTAATACACAGTGTAGGGATAGTTAAAAACCATCCTTTAATGCCGAAGGATGTGCCAGTTCATGGTTTAATTATTGACCCTAAAACTGGAAAGCTGGATTTAGTTGTCGATGGCTATAAAAATTAA